The Helianthus annuus cultivar XRQ/B chromosome 16, HanXRQr2.0-SUNRISE, whole genome shotgun sequence genome includes a window with the following:
- the LOC118488287 gene encoding uncharacterized protein LOC118488287 produces MEKALARYGVTHRLSTAYHPQTSGQVENANRGVKRILEKTVGKSRKDWSEKLDDALWAFRTAYKTPLGTTPFMIVYGKACHLPVELQHRALWASKTVNLDLTEAARRRFFQIHELEALRDAAYERKLKSRWSGPYVVKEVFPYGTVELYNEVDNGVWKVNGHRLKHYLGGPIDTTEEEEIPLEDPPTFTDHFSFFGVCFVSLRILQVSSPIRNGEDMRKEVPYEDGAVEIPST; encoded by the exons ATGGAAAAAGCACTTGCACGCTACGGTGTCACTCACCGTCTTTCTACCGCATACCACCCGCAAACTAGTGGCCAAGTAGAGAATGCTAACCGAGGGGTGAAGAGAatcttagagaaaacggtaggaaaaagtagaaaggattggtcggaaAAGCTCGACGACGCTTTGTGGGCATTCCGTACCGCCTATAAGACACCGTTAGGAACGACACCCTTTATGATCGTGTATGGCAAAGCTTGCCATCTTCCGGTAGAGTTACAGCATAGGGCGTTGTGGGCATCAAAAACCGTAAACCTTGACCTTACCGAAGCCGCAAGAAGGAGATTCTTCCAAATTCACGAGTTGGAAGCTCTAAGGGATGCTGCCTATGAAC GGAAGTTGAAATCGAGATGGAGTGGGCCCTATGTGGTGAAGGAAGTGTTTCCATATGGCACGGTTGAATTATACAACGAAGTCGACAACGGTGTGTGGAAGGTAAACGGTCATCGTTTAAAACATTACTTGGGAGGTCCTATTGATACTACCGAAGAGGAAGAAATTCCTCTAGAGGACCCACCTACCTTCACCGATCA TTTTTCGTTTTTCGGTGTTTGTTTTGTGTCGTTGAGAATTTTGCAGGTTTCATCACCGATACGGAACGGAGAAGACATGAGAAAAGAGGTCCCAT ATGAAGATGGAGCGGTGGAGATACCATCGACTTAG